Proteins encoded together in one Peribacillus asahii window:
- a CDS encoding LysM peptidoglycan-binding domain-containing protein, whose protein sequence is MTVHIVQKGESLWQIANQYQVPVSTIVEVNGLPSANAIIPGLALYIPDEAIVQIRPYMVKAGDTFLQLANRFNTTIEAILQANPRIDPSQLYIGQRLLIPTPLKPQIETLGFIITYSPQSTLPILRTLSNSLTYIAVVSYSFTTQGYAYVLLDDTEVVRESNKLGVTTLLMIRNFTSEGFDAELAGNVFANPVYRRNLIDSLLRFVNEKEYDGVSLDIEFIPPARRKEFNTFLNELKAALGPRILHVNVHAKTEDLPTNRIVGAYDYQSIGAIADVVAVMTIDYGYPGGPPDPVAPLWWMDQIVRYATSLIDSRKVQIAFPLYGYDWRVIDNTTTALSVNGAQNQAISANTVIEFNQVAASPWYQNWKGMEKHIVWFEDIRSYQEKYNVVDQYQLLGVTYWQLNLPAPQNWVYLNNHFIVT, encoded by the coding sequence ATGACCGTTCATATTGTCCAAAAGGGGGAATCCTTATGGCAAATTGCAAATCAATATCAGGTTCCGGTTTCTACTATTGTTGAAGTGAATGGTTTGCCTTCTGCGAATGCCATCATACCTGGTCTAGCGCTTTACATTCCGGACGAAGCTATTGTTCAGATAAGGCCTTATATGGTCAAAGCAGGAGATACGTTTTTGCAGCTGGCTAATCGTTTTAATACCACGATAGAAGCTATATTACAAGCAAATCCAAGGATAGATCCGAGTCAATTATATATTGGCCAAAGGCTCCTGATTCCAACACCATTGAAACCCCAAATAGAAACGCTAGGATTCATTATTACATACTCACCACAATCCACTTTACCAATTCTTCGGACTTTATCTAATTCGCTTACGTATATAGCAGTTGTATCTTATTCGTTCACCACACAAGGCTATGCCTATGTGTTATTAGATGATACAGAGGTCGTTAGGGAAAGCAACAAGCTGGGTGTTACAACTCTTTTAATGATTCGTAACTTTACATCCGAGGGTTTTGATGCTGAATTAGCCGGGAACGTGTTTGCTAATCCCGTTTATCGGAGAAATTTAATTGATAGTTTATTACGGTTTGTTAATGAAAAAGAATATGACGGAGTTTCACTGGATATTGAATTTATTCCTCCTGCACGAAGGAAAGAGTTTAATACATTTTTGAACGAATTAAAAGCTGCTCTTGGTCCGCGCATTCTACATGTTAATGTACATGCAAAAACAGAAGACCTTCCAACGAATCGAATCGTAGGAGCCTATGACTATCAGTCAATTGGAGCGATTGCAGACGTGGTAGCTGTTATGACAATTGATTATGGATATCCAGGCGGTCCGCCCGATCCGGTAGCCCCGTTGTGGTGGATGGATCAGATTGTCCGGTATGCAACAAGTTTGATTGATTCTCGTAAGGTACAAATTGCTTTTCCTTTGTATGGATATGATTGGAGAGTAATCGATAATACAACCACGGCTTTATCAGTTAATGGTGCACAAAACCAGGCAATCTCTGCTAACACAGTGATTGAATTTAATCAGGTAGCAGCCTCACCATGGTATCAAAATTGGAAGGGGATGGAAAAACATATCGTTTGGTTTGAAGATATTAGGAGTTATCAGGAAAAATACAATGTAGTCGATCAATATCAATTGTTAGGTGTAACGTACTGGCAATTGAACCTGCCAGCACCGCAGAATTGGGTTTATTTAAATAATCATTTTATTGTTACATAG
- a CDS encoding zinc-binding dehydrogenase yields MKGWLFSGTNKPLELIEKEDPKAIPGQVVIEVKAAGLCHSDVAALQDPGWMPLFPNGPVIMGHEFAGVVIEVGEGVEDIKVGDRVGANPMDRATKITAGYTYDGGYAEKVRVPAHQCVIIPEGVSFVEGAASTDAGITAYRALFSIGQAKEGTKLGIIGIGGLGQFALQMALIKGCEVYATDVSPEARKLAEELGANKVYDTVLDMKEVECDVIVDFAGFGQTTSDALEAVRPQGTVVIVGMGKLESNINTYLMITKEIKLLGSNGGSVEDLKGVYDCFATGKMSPNLITIPFEEIDKGIEKLKNHEVKGRLVAVFE; encoded by the coding sequence ATGAAAGGTTGGCTATTTTCAGGTACAAACAAACCACTAGAATTGATTGAAAAAGAAGATCCAAAAGCAATTCCAGGTCAAGTTGTTATAGAAGTGAAAGCTGCTGGTCTATGCCATTCGGACGTTGCAGCATTACAAGATCCAGGTTGGATGCCACTTTTCCCAAATGGTCCTGTTATTATGGGGCATGAGTTTGCTGGGGTAGTTATTGAAGTGGGTGAAGGTGTTGAAGATATTAAAGTTGGAGACCGAGTTGGGGCTAACCCAATGGATCGAGCAACGAAAATTACTGCTGGGTACACATATGACGGCGGTTATGCAGAAAAAGTCCGTGTTCCAGCTCATCAATGCGTAATTATTCCTGAAGGAGTTTCCTTTGTAGAAGGGGCAGCTTCAACAGATGCAGGAATTACAGCTTATCGAGCTCTTTTCAGTATTGGACAAGCAAAAGAAGGTACAAAATTAGGAATTATCGGTATCGGTGGACTTGGTCAATTTGCTTTGCAAATGGCATTAATTAAAGGTTGCGAAGTGTACGCTACAGATGTTTCTCCAGAAGCTCGAAAACTTGCTGAAGAACTAGGGGCAAACAAAGTTTACGACACTGTTCTAGATATGAAAGAAGTGGAATGTGACGTTATTGTTGACTTTGCTGGTTTTGGACAAACAACTTCTGATGCACTGGAAGCTGTAAGACCACAGGGAACAGTTGTAATTGTAGGTATGGGTAAATTAGAATCTAATATCAATACTTATTTAATGATTACAAAAGAAATTAAGCTTTTAGGAAGTAATGGTGGGTCAGTAGAAGACTTAAAAGGTGTATATGATTGCTTCGCTACTGGAAAAATGAGTCCAAATCTTATTACAATTCCGTTTGAAGAAATCGACAAAGGTATTGAAAAACTGAAAAATCATGAAGTTAAAGGCCGCTTAGTCGCTGTATTTGAATAA
- a CDS encoding cohesin, whose protein sequence is MILSIFDHKKNKKSGQTNKGQSKLGNTVGSLLKNFDEIAKEFSPTLNQKSIPSNTPVAKLSTNVKPKSQEEIAKEFLPTNGQASRMSNAFASLKSQSKSQEEIAKEFLPTNGQASRMSNAFASLKSQSKSQEEIAKEFAPSKGQTLKHDNGANLGNQKPKY, encoded by the coding sequence ATGATATTGTCAATATTCGATCATAAGAAAAATAAAAAAAGTGGTCAGACAAATAAAGGTCAATCGAAACTAGGAAATACTGTAGGTTCATTGTTAAAAAATTTTGACGAGATTGCGAAAGAATTTTCGCCAACCCTTAATCAAAAGAGCATTCCTTCTAATACCCCTGTAGCTAAGCTTTCAACCAATGTTAAACCTAAAAGTCAGGAAGAGATTGCGAAAGAGTTCCTTCCTACAAACGGTCAAGCAAGTAGAATGTCAAATGCATTTGCTTCATTGAAATCACAATCAAAGAGCCAAGAAGAGATTGCAAAAGAGTTCCTTCCTACAAACGGTCAAGCAAGTAGAATGTCAAATGCGTTTGCTTCATTGAAATCACAATCGAAGAGCCAAGAAGAGATTGCGAAAGAATTTGCCCCTTCTAAAGGCCAAACATTAAAGCATGATAATGGTGCAAATTTGGGTAATCAGAAACCTAAGTACTGA